GCTACTTGATTTGGACTTTTTGTCCTTTCTACAGGTTGTTCTTCCCGGCGTGCTGGAGCAGGTGGTGAACTGCAGAGACTCTCTGGCGCAGGAGTACCTGATGGAGTGCATCATCCAGGTCGATGCAGGGAGCCGCCACGCCGCCTTGTCACCCGAGCCCAATCCGGCCTTCGAGCCTTTACGCTCATCTTCTCTGCTCACGGCAGGTTTTCCCAGATGAGTTCCACCTGCAGACCCTCAACCCGTTCCTGCGCTCCTGCGCTGAGCTTCACCAGCACGTCAACGTCAAGAACATCATCATCGCCCTCATTGACAGGTACAAACGCAGGGAAATCTTCCAGACCAGGAAAATGTGATGTAGGTACCACATCCGGTGCTGCCTTGAAATACAAGTGACGCGAGTTGCCATTTATTGGAGATAGGAGGCATCTTTTAGATGATTTAGTTTTTTAGCTTTCACCTGCGAGTGCAAACTTTAGATACAAGCGTAGTGTGGTGGCGGTGACGCAACTCACTTTCCAACAAGCACATGTTTCGGCGACGGAAGGAgtaaacaattcttcaaaagagAAGGTGAAGTCTAATAtcaaactgggaaaaaaatgaattaaaccaatatttaaaacaaccacatagcgCAATTTTCCAATGCGCTACCTTATACCACCACATAATTGGGAAAGTGTGTAAGCAAGGTCATGAATAGCATCTTTGGCGGTGTTGTAACCCTTTAGCAACTGATATTTCAACACGAACACTGAAGACTGTTTCGGCCGTCTTCATGTGTAGCCACCTGAAAGTTTTTATTATAGTTGCGCCAAGCGGCCATAGTTCACATTCTATTTATTGTAatctatgtatatatagtacGATATTACAGTGctacttttctcatttaaaatattttttggcagTTTTTTGCGGCAGGCCGGAATGATTTAATGGCGCGCTGAATGGCAAATTTGTTGTGTTATTAGCGCGGTCACGTAATGAATGAAACTTGTATTTTAGGGCACCACCCCAAATATGGAACACCACAGCCGCAGCAGCGATTTAAACGCAGAGATCTGCAGCACAAGACAGACAATAAAGTGTTGGCTGTTAAAACGGGAATTCTTCTTGCTCTTAACGTAACCCGTATTTCCTTTCAGACTGGCGCTGTTTGCTCATCGAGAAGATGGACCCGGGATTCCAGCcgaaatcaaactttttgacaTCTTCTCGCAGCAAGTGGCCACTGTTATCCAGGTCGCTTTTAGTTTTCATTGTCAAATGTAGTGCGGTGAAATTTTCGGACCGTGTATCTCTGGCGCTATTTTGAGATATTCAAATCCACTTCATATGTATTGTACTTCCAcccttttgggaaaaaaaaaaaaaaaaaaacctacataaaaaaaagttagatttATCTGACGTGTGAAAGTGtttgcccccttcctgattgcttattttttttgcatgtttgccaCACTTAAATGCTTCCCATCAAACAAATTTAGTCGGAGACAacacaagtaaacacaaaattaaaaaaagtagttGTGTGACCGGGACCGATTCCTTCAACACGACACTGCAGGCGAAGTGGCATTAAAATTGGTGTTAAACTAAATTGATGTGTCCAAACTGGACTTGCTTATGAATTGAGCATTCTTAGTGGTCAAACATGCTCacgttttgctgttgtttttcctccagtcGCGCCAGGACATGCCATCCGAGGACGTGGTCTCCCTGCAAGTGTCTCTCATCAATCTGGCCATGAAGTGCTACCCTGACCGCGTGGACTACGTGGACAAAGTGCTAGAGAGCACCGTGGAGATCTTCAACAAGCTCAACCTGGAACAGTACGCAACTCGCTCGCTGCTATTGGGATTTTGTTAAAACCCAGCCAGTCCAGTAGTgttttcttagtcacgtgactaagaaagcgtaccttgattggctgggtgttggttctgacctgaagtaaccctggcttcttaacactgaatttagacggtgaatttcaaacagcgaaatgttgccagttgaatctcaggagactgaaaatattgcacttGGATTTtaaaggtttaatttttttacatggcgaatttgttaaaactgaaatacacctattgaaaatgtgatcactttgacaCAACAATgggaattttacaacatgaaatttttaTGCATGCATCTATTTTTGTGCATAAAGTGTGCTTTAATCATTGGTGTTGTTTCAAACTGAAACCGCCCGTGTAGTTTCCATGGTCCTCTTGTCCCGGCAAACATGCACGGTTGATTAATTGAAGGCTTTAAAATTGCCCACACGTATGAATtcgagtgcgaatggttggttgtttatatgcgcattgtgattggctgtcaaccagttgaTGGTGTTTCCCGATCCTGCCCataattagctgggatagatgtTTTAaacccacaacacacacacacacacattttgagcACTTTTAAAGTTTCAGATTTCCTACTTTTTTGCAGACTTTAATTTCCAGACAcctcggttaaaaaaaaaaaaaaaaaagagagagagagagagaaattatGTTCCAAAATGACTGGCAATTTAGCTATTCGGCTAATGAAATAACGATTGTGCTTGTTTTGCCTTCTTAATTCCAAATCGTACGTATGCCACTTGGCTGATTTCCATCCAattcaaaatatgaattttctcaAGTGTCCCTTGGGTGTCCCCCCGTAGCATCGCGACCAGCAGCGCCGTGTCCAAGGAGCTGACGCGTTTGCTGAAGATCCCGGTGGACACGTACAACAACGTCCTGACGGTGCTGCAGCTCAAGCACTTCCCGCCGCTCTTCGAGTACTTCGACTACGAGTCCCGCAAGAGCATGAGCTGCTACGTGCTCAGCAACACGCTGGACTACAACACCACCATTGTGGCGCAGGAGCAGGTGAGACCAGCTCGACTTACTTTTTCCAAATTCTGCTGAAACCACTTGTTGACTCTGCGCTTCATCGATTCGTTTCCATTCATAGAGCAAGGCAACAAGGTGaacaatttcatgacagtttcCACCATTAAACCAGCGTTCAcaactcaattaaaaataaatattgttggGTGTGTTTGGTATCagaaataaagcaaagcaaaggaggaaaaaatagttttcaatggtcttttttttttttttcgtttttatgCCAATGAAGGTTCaattcatattgtttttttgcttgtttaaaattgaaaaaaatttgtggcaagagaaatgaaaatattagtTCTTGTTTGGCGCAACAGGAAGTGTTCTGATACTGCGCGCCTGCCTTTTTAAGCGGAGCTCCTCTCTTTCCCTTGCGGGCCGGCAGGTGGACGCCATCTTGAACCTGGTGTCCACGCTGATCCAGGACCAGCCCGACCAGCCGGCGGACGACCCGGACCCCGAGGACTTCGCCGAGGAGCAGAGCCTCGTGGGCCGCTTCATTCACCTGCTGCGCTCGGACGACCCCGACCAGCAGTACCTGGTGGGTCCGCCCGCGACCTTCTCGCTTTTCTCATGGCTGACGTCCGGATGTCGGCTTTGTGTGCAGATCCTGAACACGGCCCGCAAACACTTCGGCGCGGGGGGAAACCAAAGGATCCGATACACGCTGCCTCCGCTGGTCTTTGCTGCCTACCAGCTGGCCTTCAGATACAAGGACAACGCATCGCTCGTAAGCGCCGTCTGTTACTTCCCGTACACGGATTCACGTACTCCTCGTGACGTTTACTTCTGTCCTCAGGGCATTGAATTCACTTGTGAGcgattcaatgccctgagaattAAATGACCTGGTTGAAGATTAATATTGGCAGGCACTTACTACTttaaaatttctttttcaacatctaCACATCTTCTACACtgccttcccttttttttctacttcaaGTACTTATGCCTCTACTtctacttcaaatacttagacCTCGACTACTTCTACTTTGTTTGCCTTCAACTTCAAAAATGATGATTGCTTCAAGTTCAGCATCGTCCGTGACACTTTGGGCAAGTGTTGGAAAGCTAATGATATTCGTGATATTCATTcacttgtcctcactagtaagttAATTCAGCGCACTACAACAACTGTCTTACTTTTGGAAAATTTACCTCTACTAGTGCAAAACCTTGACAAGTACTATGCTCCACTAGTTACATGACCAGGCTCAAGTAGTAGGCATGTTATGTACTAGTAGCCTCCTGACATCAAAATGTCCATGTGTAGCACTAGTAAGTGAGGACAtctttgaaatacagtacaacctctgttctcgaccacaatccattccagaaggcggttcgagatcCGGTTTGTTCgaaaatcaaatcaatatttcccacgtctgtgtacagaggctgcattgTGCAcgataacaaagcgcgtcgtgggtcagctggtcgggccacgcGTACTCTGTtacttccgggttttgtcgcaggagttcgagtactgattttcgttcgaaaaagggaacaaaaaatctccaaattttcgttcgagaacggagatgtccgagaacagagtattcactgtactaGTAGGACAACACGATGTTACCGGTGAGGCCGATTCCCGACGTTCTACTGCTGCTGCtaccttaaatttttctacAATATCTTCTACTTCTTGGCTGTTCATATGAGTGAAAGAGACATAACTTGAAGTGTGTGAACTTGTGGAATGCCAACACAAATGCCGGCTTGAAACTGGAGTACCGCTACAGCTtccacatttgtatttatttctactTCCTGTCTGCGCCTCTTTCAGGATGACAAATGGGAGAAGAAGTGTCAGAAGATCTTCTCATTCGCCCACCAGACCATCAGCGCGCTCATCAAGGCCGAGTTGGCCGAGCTGCCTCTGCGCCTCTTCCTGCAGGGGGCGCTGGCGGCCGGCGAGATCGGCTTCGAGAACCACGAGACCGTCGCCTACGAGTTCATGTCGCAGGTAATCTGGCCGCTATTGACACCCGAAGTTGACTCCACAGTGATGACGCATCGTACTTACGACTATCTGTTGACACGTGGTTCTTCGTACTCCCCATTGCACATAGCGGCTGCTTACTCGGTAGTGCCACGTGACTTACATTTGCCATTAACACACAGTAGCCACCTTCGACTTGCAATTGATAAATGGTGTTTTTGGCGAGCTCGTAACCTTCATACTACTTGATATTGACACATGGTCCATACTACTTTCTTATCAAACCCAGCAAGTTCCTTACCCCCAGGCTTTCTCGCTATACGAGGATGAGATCGGCGACTCGAAAGCGCAGCTGGCGGCCATCACGCTGATCATCGGCACGTTCGAGCGCACCAGGTGCTTCGGCGAGGAGAACCACGAGCCGCTGAGGACTCAGTGCGCCTTGGCCGCCTCCAAGCTGCTCAAGAAACCCGACCAGTGTCGCGCCGTCAGCATCTGCGCCCACCTCTTCTGGTCGGGCCGCAGTACCGACAAGAACCAGCAGGAGGTAAGCGGGTGCCGGCTGTGGCCGCTTGTGCTTTTTCCCCTCCGTCCTTCTGCCAACTTTTATGCCTCCTTTTTATACTTttgctctttctttctttattcccatCCTCGCTTGTGTCTGtcattccttcctttctttgGTTTCCCTTCCTTCCCCTTGTCCTTTCTCCCTTCTTTTAGTTCTGTCACCTTCTCCTTACCTTCTTCTTCCCCTTCTTCCTTGATTCTTTCCTTCCTCTTGTCCTCCcctattccttccttcctctctcacttatttctcttcttttttcctttccctTCCCCCCTCTAACCTTCCTTGCTCTCCTATTTCCTTCATGCCTTCTGCTcccatttcttccatctttcctttcttccttaatgtgttcctttctttcttcccttcttttttacattttccatcatTCTTTCCTTCTTTGCCTCATTGCTTCATTTCCTTGGTATCCATTCTTCCATGTTAGTTTACTTGCCCCCTAttgtaatttccgacctacagagcgcgcctggttataagcctcacccagcacctttgtaaaggaaataccatttggtacatacataagtcacacctgtgtaaaaggcgcaagtgagcacattgaaacacacattgaaacatgagatatttacaaagaaagacggcaaacagagttttcaaacttttaataccttaacttagcttaacatagcaacaacacggtaggacGAACATGGCTAGTAGTAAAAAAAGATTCCGATTTGaaaaacaaacggaaaaaaaaaaacacagctccggcagctacacagttgcaacacggtagcacagcactaacggccggttaaaaaaaaaaaaaaaaaaaaaaagcatagctaaatcaatgagacacagcagcaacacgataGTGTGACgataacgctagcacggcgccaacagggccagtttaaaaaaaaaaaaaaaaaaaaaaaaaaacataccggtaaaaatcacagagacacggcagcaacacgctagcagagcgcaaacagggccggttaaaaaaaaaacaaaacaacatactggtaagaGTCaattcctcagcacatatactCCATCGGTCTCGCTCTTACactttccgctcgagtgcccccttgcggccgcatGACCGCATaaggcgtgtggaaaaaagttccagctcataggccagaaattactgtattttattttcccgTCTTCACATCTTCCCTTCCTCTGTTTCTTTTGTCCCTTCcattccctccttccttcccctTTACTCCTTTtctcttgaccccccccccccccccccttctgtcGCAGATACATTAGTTGCTCAACTTTGGACAAAATCCCTTgggatatttgtattttaaaaatgaaaaaagtccgAAACATTATATACTGCTTCTTCGGAAAgtagtactttttttctttttcgaggTTTGCCAGCCTTGCCTTGCTCGCTCTCGCTTCGTGCTTCGAGTCACCCGGTAGCCATTTATTTGACGCCGTCCTATTTGATGCCGTGTCAGATCCGTGACGGCAAGCGCGTGATGGAGTGTCTGAAGAAAGCGCTGAAGATCGCCAACCAGTGTATGGACCCGTCGTTGCAAGTGCAGCTCTTCATCGAGATCCTCAACAGATACGTCTGCTTCTACGAGAGGGAAAACGATGCCGTAAGACTATCGCGGACAAAGCCAaaatcattgctttttttttttttatttcccccctTTCTGCACTCTTAAAACGAGCGTCCATTTTGTCGGCACACGGGACCTGCTGCTTGCTCTTGACACTTTGATTTGACACGTGTTACGGTTTTATGGCATCAGGTGGCTATCGATGAAATAGTTGAACCCGGGTAGATAGTGGTCGTCTAGTCGGGTCTTAATGGGTGACGTCATCCCTGGGAAAACTGGAAGCGAGCGTAGCTTAGTGAAGAAATGACAGCAAGGAGAAAATAAAAGTGAGAGCAGAAATCAGAATCGAGAGCAAAGACAACGGAAGCGAGTGGAAATCAGAAAGTGAAATGAGATTTTTGCAAAAGTGAGCGCGCTCATGCTTATGTGGCCCACATTATTACTTTTGGCTCTTCAGTTTTTACAATTGTttttatgtagtttgagctgtCGTTTAATGATAGCCGCCTGGCCATTTTCTTCGCTTatctatcctcacgagggtcgcggggagtgctggagcctatcccagctgtcaacaggcaggaggcggagtacaccctgaactggtcgccagccaagcgcagcgcacatcgagacaaacagcagcactcacaatcacacctaggggcagtttagagtgtccaattcatgttgcatgtttttgggatgtgggaggaaagcggagtgcccggaggaaacccacgctggcacatgcaaactccacacaggcggggccgggatcgaacccaggtcctcagaacggtgaggccaacgcttaaccagctgagtccaccgtgccgcctggcgCCATACAGTCACGCTCAAATATATTAGCAGCTTTGGCAGAGCAATAACTGGATTGTCTATTTTAAATCGCTCTAAAAAAAACCTTCCCTTACTTTtctggcatttagcaaaaataataaaaagtgaGCCAACATTTCAACTGTGCACACTTTTGCCTACGTCCCCACAATAATCAATTTATGCCCCACAATGTTAGTTTTGGCTCCACTTTCAGTTTTTGCCTTGTTTGAGTTCTCGTTTAATGATAGCCACCTGCTGCCATACAGTCGTGCTCAAAAATATTACCAGCTTTGGGGGGGGCAATAACTGGATTGTCTATTTTAAATcgctcttaaaaaaaattaaaaactttgcttattttctggcatttagcaaacagaaataataaaaagtgaGCGAACATTTCAATTGTGCACACTTTTGCTTACGTGCCCACAATAATCAATTCATGCCCCACAATGTTCGTTTTGGTTTCAGTTTTACGTTTGTTTTAACGTAGTTTGAGTTCTTGTTTAACGATAGCCACCTGGCGCCATACAATTGTGCTCAAAAGTAAtatcatttttggggggcaatAACTGGATTGTCTACTTTAAATCGCTCTTTATTGGCATTTAGCAAATGGAAATAATGTTGGCAATTGGAATTGACTTAAAACGGGAAAGTTGAGTCTCTCATGGCAgacagtcaagaaaaaaaaaatgaattgtctcGACAATTTTGACACATTACTTACTACTTATTGACGCAATGCACTTACTATTACCACGTAGTACCTTCTGCCCTTCTACTTTGATGGATACATGCTAACTTCTACTTTCAGTTTATACACTGTACTCACTACTCGCTCTTGATACACGGTATTAACTACTTGCCGTTGACACGTGGTACCTGCTACTTGCTCTCCGAGGCTCCGTTCCAATTCCATCtgagattttttgttttgtcttttttttttttttgtcattcgtTGCCGTTGTGACGTCCAGGTGACCGTGCCGGTTCTGAACCAGCTGATGGGGAAGATCCGGGAGGACCTGCCCAACCTGGAGGCCAGCGAGGAGAGCGAGCAGATCAACAAACACTTCCACAACACGCTGGAGCACCTGCGGCTGCAAAGGGACGCgcccg
The DNA window shown above is from Syngnathoides biaculeatus isolate LvHL_M chromosome 3, ASM1980259v1, whole genome shotgun sequence and carries:
- the vps35 gene encoding vacuolar protein sorting-associated protein 35, with amino-acid sequence MNVSRQSHDRRAACSDTHLAIMPTTQQSPQDEQEKLLDEAVQAVKVQSFQMKRCLDKNKLMDALKHASNMLGELRTSMLSPKSYYELYMAISDELHYLEVYLTDEFAKGRKVADLYELVQYAGNIIPRLYLLITVGVVYVRSFPQSRKDILKDLVEMCRGVQHPLRGLFLRNYLLQCTRNILPDDGEHTEGSEEMTGDINDSIDFVLLNFAEMNKLWVRMQHQGHSRDREKREKERQELRILVGTNLVRLSQLEGVNVDKYKQVVLPGVLEQVVNCRDSLAQEYLMECIIQVFPDEFHLQTLNPFLRSCAELHQHVNVKNIIIALIDRLALFAHREDGPGIPAEIKLFDIFSQQVATVIQSRQDMPSEDVVSLQVSLINLAMKCYPDRVDYVDKVLESTVEIFNKLNLEHIATSSAVSKELTRLLKIPVDTYNNVLTVLQLKHFPPLFEYFDYESRKSMSCYVLSNTLDYNTTIVAQEQVDAILNLVSTLIQDQPDQPADDPDPEDFAEEQSLVGRFIHLLRSDDPDQQYLILNTARKHFGAGGNQRIRYTLPPLVFAAYQLAFRYKDNASLDDKWEKKCQKIFSFAHQTISALIKAELAELPLRLFLQGALAAGEIGFENHETVAYEFMSQAFSLYEDEIGDSKAQLAAITLIIGTFERTRCFGEENHEPLRTQCALAASKLLKKPDQCRAVSICAHLFWSGRSTDKNQQEIRDGKRVMECLKKALKIANQCMDPSLQVQLFIEILNRYVCFYERENDAVTVPVLNQLMGKIREDLPNLEASEESEQINKHFHNTLEHLRLQRDAPEARGPVYEGLVL